The following proteins are co-located in the Brevibacillus laterosporus DSM 25 genome:
- a CDS encoding accessory gene regulator B family protein — protein MIERLSEAMSIKIKNASPERTNSVAVLSYALSILLNFFFICFFLLLIGILTDSLQDSFIALMSFVALRFFSGGYHLKSLDQCVIVTTAIIAVVPHIPVNYIVVYLLTAISVILVFCLAPNSTYENLTVPRKVLILKLSSVLIVSTNFVFGSPIIALSFFIQSLLLIPKRGVSIK, from the coding sequence TTGATTGAAAGATTATCTGAAGCTATGTCTATCAAAATAAAAAATGCAAGTCCAGAGCGTACGAATAGCGTAGCTGTGTTATCATACGCTCTTTCTATTTTACTTAATTTCTTTTTTATTTGTTTCTTTTTGCTTTTAATCGGAATTTTGACAGATAGTTTACAGGATAGCTTTATAGCATTGATGTCTTTTGTGGCCCTACGTTTTTTTTCGGGGGGCTATCATCTAAAATCCTTAGATCAGTGTGTCATCGTAACTACCGCAATTATTGCAGTAGTTCCACATATTCCTGTAAACTATATTGTTGTATATCTACTAACAGCTATCAGTGTTATTCTAGTTTTCTGTCTTGCTCCTAATAGTACATATGAAAATCTGACCGTACCTCGAAAAGTGCTGATCTTAAAATTAAGCTCTGTTTTAATCGTAAGCACGAATTTCGTCTTCGGCTCTCCTATAATAGCATTATCTTTCTTTATTCAATCGTTGTTATTAATTCCAAAAAGGGGGGTGAGTATCAAATGA
- a CDS encoding IS3 family transposase (programmed frameshift), which translates to MGTRVSYPEEVKWQVVKMKQEGYTNKQIMDELGIKDKSQIKTWMKWFRNGETYRFAQQVGKQYMYGKYGQDQLDEIATKDLRIRQLELQIEVLKKVSGISKEVKKSSLIDVVESFKDRFTITEILKLFAVPRATYYRWKAKFQNTSTELEYLIEQLCLKYHYRFGHRKITALLGRIYNKKVNRKTVQRVMQRKNLQCRVKVKRKTFSSGESKMIVSNKLNREFIALKPNEKWVTDITYLPYGQSMLYLSSIMDLYNNEIIAYRISDRQDVSLVLETLEQATKTRDARGVLLHSDQGSVYTSYAFQNKAKENSITTSMSRKGNCHDNAVIESFHSSLKSEEFASPKREFLTNLMVLQKVENYICFYNQERIQEKLNYLSPYEYGKQVA; encoded by the exons ATGGGTACAAGAGTTTCTTATCCAGAAGAGGTGAAGTGGCAAGTCGTAAAGATGAAGCAAGAGGGTTATACGAATAAACAGATTATGGATGAACTTGGTATCAAGGATAAATCTCAGATAAAGACATGGATGAAGTGGTTTCGTAATGGAGAAACGTATCGGTTTGCTCAACAGGTAGGCAAACAATATATGTATGGAAAATACGGACAAGATCAGCTAGACGAGATAGCTACCAAAGACCTGAGAATTCGTCAATTAGAGTTGCAGATAGAAGTCCTAA AAAAAGTATCAGGAATTTCAAAGGAGGTGAAAAAATCGAGCCTAATTGACGTTGTAGAGAGCTTTAAAGATCGGTTTACTATTACGGAGATACTAAAATTGTTTGCTGTACCACGAGCAACGTATTATCGCTGGAAAGCGAAGTTTCAAAACACAAGTACAGAACTTGAATACCTAATTGAACAACTCTGCTTGAAGTATCACTATCGTTTTGGTCATCGCAAGATAACTGCTTTACTAGGTCGTATTTATAATAAAAAAGTGAATCGTAAAACAGTGCAGAGGGTTATGCAAAGGAAAAATTTACAATGTCGTGTAAAAGTAAAGCGCAAGACGTTTAGTAGTGGCGAGAGTAAAATGATTGTTTCAAACAAGCTGAACCGGGAATTTATAGCTTTAAAGCCAAATGAAAAGTGGGTAACGGATATTACGTATTTACCTTACGGTCAAAGCATGTTGTACTTATCTTCGATAATGGATCTATATAACAACGAGATCATTGCTTACCGAATAAGTGACAGACAAGATGTTTCTCTCGTTCTAGAGACGCTTGAACAAGCCACGAAAACTAGAGACGCGCGAGGTGTCCTTCTCCATAGTGACCAAGGTTCAGTTTATACCTCATACGCTTTTCAAAATAAAGCAAAAGAAAACAGCATTACCACGAGCATGTCCCGTAAGGGAAATTGCCATGATAATGCTGTCATTGAATCCTTCCACTCCTCGCTAAAGTCGGAAGAATTCGCCTCTCCGAAGAGAGAGTTCCTAACAAATCTAATGGTATTACAAAAAGTAGAAAATTACATCTGTTTTTACAATCAGGAACGAATTCAGGAAAAATTAAACTACCTGTCCCCATACGAGTATGGAAAACAGGTAGCATAG
- a CDS encoding NAD(P)/FAD-dependent oxidoreductase, whose product MNLKTGSLFWFDTLPSPFIYPKLSKDIQCDVLIIGGGEAGSLCSFYLVNSGVDTVIVDKRKVAHGSSCANTGLLHFANDKSLTSMIATFGEEKGARFYWMCKQAVEELQHITSQLEFSPDYIQRPSLYYASQPGDVQNLQTEYEWLSKYGFPVTFLQADEIAERYSFSKPAALYSEGNAEFNPFKLVHSLLQHAHRKGMRIYAETEITHHILEGDTLLFFTAEGNYIRCKKAIFATGYETQQIKRNKNAVLSSSYALVTQQLPSFTGWHERSLIWETARPYLYLRTTADNRIVAGGLDITSYDEQERDSHLQHKAKLLLQQVQDLFPSIPDMRIEYSWAATFGETHDGLPLIGTQPDFPQCYFLLGYGGNGTVLTMVGAQIIHDLVVKGFHTDAHLVDFARV is encoded by the coding sequence ATGAATTTAAAAACCGGCTCATTATTTTGGTTTGATACACTACCATCCCCTTTTATTTATCCAAAACTTTCCAAAGACATTCAATGTGATGTTCTTATTATTGGTGGTGGGGAAGCTGGTTCACTTTGTAGTTTTTATTTAGTTAACAGTGGTGTAGATACTGTGATAGTAGACAAACGAAAGGTAGCCCATGGTAGCTCTTGTGCTAACACTGGTCTTTTGCATTTTGCTAATGATAAATCACTGACGTCGATGATTGCTACCTTTGGAGAAGAAAAAGGGGCACGATTCTACTGGATGTGTAAACAAGCTGTGGAAGAACTACAGCATATCACCTCACAGCTAGAATTCTCACCCGATTACATACAACGACCAAGCCTTTACTACGCTTCGCAACCAGGGGATGTACAAAACTTGCAAACAGAATATGAATGGTTATCCAAATACGGTTTCCCTGTAACATTCCTCCAAGCAGATGAAATAGCAGAGCGTTACTCCTTTAGCAAACCTGCTGCCCTTTATTCTGAAGGTAATGCGGAATTTAATCCTTTTAAGCTGGTACATTCACTTCTTCAGCATGCTCACAGAAAAGGAATGCGCATTTATGCGGAAACTGAGATAACACATCATATCCTAGAAGGTGATACCCTTCTTTTCTTTACGGCAGAAGGTAACTACATCCGCTGTAAAAAAGCAATCTTTGCTACTGGATATGAGACACAACAAATCAAACGAAATAAAAATGCAGTGCTCTCTAGTTCTTATGCTTTGGTCACTCAACAGCTCCCTTCATTCACGGGTTGGCATGAGCGATCCCTTATTTGGGAAACAGCCCGTCCCTATCTTTATCTTCGTACTACCGCGGATAATCGAATTGTAGCGGGAGGTTTAGATATTACCAGCTACGACGAGCAAGAGCGCGATTCTCATCTACAACATAAAGCCAAGCTCTTGCTTCAGCAGGTTCAAGACTTGTTTCCCAGCATACCTGATATGCGCATTGAATACTCCTGGGCTGCAACATTTGGTGAAACACATGATGGTCTGCCTTTAATTGGAACACAGCCTGATTTCCCACAATGCTATTTTTTGCTTGGTTACGGCGGAAACGGAACTGTCCTCACTATGGTTGGAGCACAAATTATTCACGACCTCGTTGTAAAAGGCTTTCACACGGATGCCCATTTAGTAGATTTTGCCCGTGTTTAA
- a CDS encoding FMN-dependent NADH-azoreductase — MAKVLYITANPKSVEESFGLSVGETFVEAYRQANPQDEVVRVDLFKEDIPTIDGTVLDAWNKLGQGTAFGDLAPEAQAKVGRMGEVLEQFLEADRYVFVTPMWNLSFPPVVKAYIDNVLIAGKTFKYTEAGPAGLLSGKKVLHIQARGGMYSEGPAVDFEFGDKYLQAVMNFIGITEYETLAVEGMNALPAEAENIKAKAKVRATEIAKTFGK, encoded by the coding sequence ATGGCAAAAGTATTGTATATTACAGCAAATCCGAAATCTGTAGAGGAATCATTTGGACTAAGTGTGGGAGAAACTTTCGTGGAGGCATATCGTCAAGCAAACCCGCAAGATGAGGTAGTTCGTGTTGATCTATTTAAAGAAGATATCCCAACAATTGATGGGACAGTATTGGACGCTTGGAACAAATTGGGTCAGGGAACTGCGTTCGGGGATTTAGCTCCAGAAGCTCAAGCTAAAGTAGGCCGTATGGGTGAAGTCTTGGAGCAGTTCTTGGAAGCAGATCGCTATGTATTTGTAACACCAATGTGGAACTTGAGCTTCCCTCCTGTAGTGAAAGCATATATTGACAATGTATTGATTGCTGGAAAAACCTTCAAATATACAGAAGCTGGCCCAGCAGGATTACTAAGTGGAAAAAAAGTTCTCCATATTCAAGCGCGTGGTGGTATGTACTCAGAAGGTCCTGCTGTTGACTTTGAATTTGGTGATAAATATTTACAAGCAGTAATGAACTTTATCGGTATCACTGAATATGAAACATTGGCAGTAGAAGGTATGAATGCACTTCCTGCTGAGGCGGAAAATATCAAGGCAAAAGCGAAAGTGCGTGCCACTGAAATCGCTAAAACGTTTGGTAAATAA
- a CDS encoding TetR/AcrR family transcriptional regulator, protein MTANKIKEAALQCFAQHGYEGTSLAQIADAVGIKKPSIYAHFKAKEDLFLHLIHDVFAKETAIIQQFFVVNQNQHLSVLLPQLLNHYKTNFTNDGTFTFWLRMAFFPPSSMVETVSDVTNQFLDELEAMLVPFFKRAKELGEIQVDDPQDAAIAFLCLMDGLFAELLFGGSERYEKRWASSWKIFAEGIHLQLHK, encoded by the coding sequence ATGACTGCCAACAAGATAAAAGAAGCTGCATTGCAGTGTTTTGCTCAACACGGCTATGAAGGAACGTCGCTTGCTCAAATTGCAGATGCGGTTGGGATTAAAAAACCTTCCATTTATGCCCACTTTAAAGCAAAGGAAGATCTTTTTTTACACCTGATTCATGATGTATTTGCTAAAGAAACAGCCATTATTCAACAATTTTTTGTGGTCAATCAGAATCAACACCTATCAGTCTTGTTACCCCAGCTTTTGAACCATTACAAAACAAATTTTACTAATGATGGCACGTTTACATTTTGGCTCCGGATGGCTTTTTTTCCCCCATCTAGTATGGTAGAGACGGTTAGTGATGTGACCAATCAGTTTTTGGACGAACTGGAGGCTATGCTAGTCCCCTTCTTTAAGCGTGCAAAGGAATTAGGGGAAATTCAGGTTGATGATCCTCAAGATGCCGCGATTGCCTTTCTTTGTTTAATGGATGGTCTATTTGCAGAATTATTGTTTGGTGGGTCAGAGCGATATGAGAAACGTTGGGCCTCCTCATGGAAAATTTTCGCTGAGGGGATTCACCTTCAGTTACACAAGTAA
- a CDS encoding DMT family transporter: MNRNWTYVLVGGLLEIIWVSGIKHSSTWYEWAGTLITITLSFAVLIRATKNLPIGTVYAVFTGIGTAGTILTEMLLFGEPFHLAKVILVALLLVGVIGLKLITTDDSGTRETKLKGAS; the protein is encoded by the coding sequence ATGAATCGGAATTGGACATACGTACTAGTTGGTGGATTATTAGAAATTATTTGGGTCTCGGGGATTAAACACTCCTCGACCTGGTATGAATGGGCTGGAACTTTGATTACGATTACTCTTAGTTTCGCCGTGCTTATCCGTGCAACCAAAAATCTCCCAATTGGGACGGTTTATGCTGTTTTTACTGGAATCGGTACTGCTGGTACTATTTTGACAGAGATGTTGTTGTTTGGTGAACCGTTCCATTTAGCTAAAGTAATCCTTGTTGCTTTATTGCTGGTAGGTGTTATCGGATTGAAATTGATCACAACTGATGATTCAGGAACCAGAGAAACGAAGCTGAAAGGAGCGAGCTAA
- a CDS encoding DMT family transporter yields MGWAFLFFAGCFEIVGVLGLKKVSLKQSLASYLILIGGFALSFTFLNLSMKSISMGTAYAIWTGIGTVGSALLGMLVYKEPKEWRRILFIMMIVSAAIGLKMIS; encoded by the coding sequence ATGGGCTGGGCTTTCTTATTTTTTGCAGGATGCTTTGAAATTGTTGGCGTGCTGGGGCTAAAAAAGGTCTCATTAAAACAAAGCTTAGCCTCTTATCTTATTTTAATTGGTGGATTCGCTCTTAGTTTTACTTTTTTGAACCTGTCCATGAAAAGTATTTCAATGGGTACAGCTTACGCAATCTGGACTGGTATTGGTACAGTTGGGAGCGCCTTATTGGGCATGCTTGTTTATAAGGAACCAAAAGAATGGCGGCGGATTTTATTTATTATGATGATTGTGTCCGCAGCAATTGGTTTGAAAATGATATCATAA
- a CDS encoding 6-phospho-beta-glucosidase — MSGIKIVTIGGGSSYTPELVEGFIKRYEELPVRELWLVDIPEGKEKLEIVGNLAKRMVEKAGVPMQIHLSLDHREALPGADFVTTQLRVGLLKARGLDESIPLKHGCIGQETNGAGGLFKALRTIPVILSISKDMEELCPDAWLINFTNPAGMVTEAVLRHSNIKKVVGLCNVPVGMKMAVAKMLDVDGSRVHIDFAGLNHMVFGTNVYLDGRKVTEQIIEKLTSDEETGPSVKNIVDMGWEKEFIRALGLLPCPYHRYYYQTGPMLEHEVEAAKKEGTRAEVVQKVEAELFELYKDPELAIKPPQLEKRGGAYYSDAACNLIYSIYNDVRDIQPVNVRNNGAIAGISPDSAVEVNCVITKEGPVPISVGELPIAVNGLVQQIKSFERVAIEAAVTGDYHKALLAMSINPLIPSDTIAKTILDEMLEAHKAYLPQFFKSETGKVTAEVGNA; from the coding sequence TTGAGCGGAATTAAAATTGTAACCATTGGCGGTGGCTCTAGCTACACACCAGAGTTAGTTGAAGGCTTTATCAAGCGTTATGAGGAATTACCTGTGCGCGAACTCTGGCTAGTCGATATTCCAGAAGGAAAAGAAAAGTTGGAAATCGTAGGAAATTTAGCAAAACGCATGGTGGAGAAGGCTGGTGTCCCAATGCAAATTCATTTGTCATTGGATCACAGAGAAGCGTTGCCAGGGGCTGATTTTGTTACGACTCAATTACGTGTAGGTCTACTAAAGGCTCGTGGATTAGACGAAAGCATACCATTAAAGCATGGATGCATTGGCCAGGAAACAAACGGCGCAGGTGGTTTGTTTAAGGCATTGCGTACAATCCCAGTTATTTTAAGCATTAGTAAGGATATGGAGGAACTATGTCCAGATGCATGGCTCATTAATTTTACGAATCCAGCTGGAATGGTGACGGAGGCGGTTCTACGCCACAGCAATATTAAAAAAGTAGTAGGTCTTTGTAATGTTCCAGTCGGCATGAAGATGGCTGTTGCCAAGATGCTAGATGTAGATGGTAGCCGTGTGCACATTGATTTTGCAGGATTAAATCATATGGTTTTTGGGACAAACGTCTATCTGGATGGTAGGAAAGTAACGGAGCAAATAATCGAAAAGCTGACAAGTGACGAAGAAACGGGTCCTTCCGTGAAAAATATTGTAGATATGGGCTGGGAAAAAGAGTTCATTCGTGCGTTAGGTTTATTGCCGTGTCCGTATCATCGCTATTATTACCAAACAGGACCAATGCTTGAACATGAAGTAGAAGCGGCGAAAAAAGAAGGAACAAGAGCAGAAGTAGTTCAGAAGGTAGAAGCTGAATTGTTTGAGCTGTATAAAGACCCTGAGTTGGCCATCAAGCCACCGCAGCTGGAGAAACGAGGCGGCGCATACTACAGTGATGCGGCATGTAACCTAATTTACTCGATTTATAATGATGTACGTGACATCCAGCCGGTTAACGTTCGAAACAACGGTGCAATTGCAGGTATTTCCCCAGATTCAGCTGTAGAAGTGAACTGTGTAATCACAAAAGAAGGGCCTGTGCCAATCTCAGTCGGTGAACTACCAATCGCTGTAAACGGCTTAGTTCAACAAATTAAATCCTTTGAACGAGTGGCGATTGAAGCAGCGGTGACAGGTGATTACCATAAGGCGTTGTTAGCAATGAGCATTAATCCATTAATTCCATCAGATACCATCGCTAAAACGATTTTAGATGAAATGTTGGAAGCTCATAAGGCATATCTGCCGCAGTTTTTCAAATCGGAGACAGGTAAAGTGACCGCAGAAGTTGGTAATGCTTAG
- a CDS encoding PTS lactose/cellobiose transporter subunit IIA → MEITDVAFHIILHGGNAKSFAMEAIAAAKRGEIEEARKLMDEATTELREAHHIQTSLIQEEAGGRKTELTLLMIHAQDHLMNAITVKDLANEFIDLYAKINIEGGLTVERN, encoded by the coding sequence ATGGAAATTACGGATGTAGCTTTTCACATTATATTACATGGTGGTAACGCCAAAAGCTTTGCGATGGAGGCAATTGCAGCAGCAAAGCGCGGAGAGATAGAGGAAGCACGCAAATTAATGGACGAAGCAACCACAGAGTTACGCGAAGCCCACCATATTCAGACTTCTTTAATTCAGGAAGAAGCTGGTGGGCGCAAGACAGAGTTAACCTTATTAATGATCCACGCGCAAGACCATTTAATGAATGCAATCACCGTTAAAGACTTAGCAAATGAGTTCATTGACCTTTATGCAAAAATAAACATCGAAGGGGGACTTACAGTTGAGCGGAATTAA
- the chbG gene encoding chitin disaccharide deacetylase: MVTKLIINADDFGYSRGVNYGIITSHACGVVTSTTMMMNMPEVEHAFQLAEQHSGLGVGIHLVLTCGKPLSDDVPSLVNESGRFHSLRDVFHLMNTEDVEKEFTRQLEAFLSFGKKPTHIDSHHHVHGHEKILPIVLKLAERYNVPLRLFHTNDETNRLQAGVRSTVAFDHTFYGDELSLESLEQILDKYVGVESLEIMTHPAFIDQPLYQGSSYALQRMNELAILTDPHVKERLNCRDIQLITFEQLG; encoded by the coding sequence ATCGTTACGAAACTGATTATAAACGCAGATGATTTTGGTTACTCAAGAGGAGTCAATTATGGAATTATTACTTCCCATGCATGTGGTGTTGTTACATCGACCACGATGATGATGAATATGCCTGAGGTAGAGCATGCCTTTCAGCTGGCGGAACAGCACTCAGGTTTAGGAGTAGGGATTCATTTGGTTCTGACCTGTGGGAAACCACTCAGTGACGATGTACCTTCCTTAGTAAATGAATCAGGTCGATTTCACTCGTTGCGGGATGTATTTCATCTAATGAATACAGAAGATGTGGAAAAAGAATTTACACGTCAATTAGAAGCATTCCTCTCATTCGGGAAGAAACCAACCCATATTGATAGCCATCATCATGTACATGGGCATGAGAAAATATTGCCTATCGTGTTGAAATTAGCGGAGCGGTATAATGTACCGCTTCGTCTCTTCCACACAAATGATGAGACTAATAGGTTACAAGCAGGGGTACGGAGCACTGTTGCTTTCGATCATACTTTTTATGGGGATGAACTTTCCCTTGAGTCTTTGGAACAAATCTTGGATAAGTATGTTGGAGTTGAATCGCTTGAAATTATGACACATCCCGCTTTTATCGACCAACCTCTTTACCAAGGAAGTAGCTATGCGCTTCAACGTATGAACGAATTGGCGATTTTGACTGACCCGCATGTTAAAGAACGGCTGAACTGCCGAGATATACAATTGATTACATTTGAACAACTTGGCTGA
- the celB gene encoding PTS cellobiose transporter subunit IIC, with the protein MDRLVQLFERALMPIAGKIAGQKHLQAIRDGIVLTTPLLIVGSLCLVIGFIPIDGYDDFMKGIFGELWRTKLLYPVGATFDIMALIASFGVAYRLAEKYKVDPLSAASISVASFLLVTPYNTMFTAPGTETAIQVSGVIPVTLMGSQGLFVAMIMALLSTEIFRIVIQKDIVVKMPPGVPPAVAKSFVALIPAFIVLGACWIIRLIMEATTFESVHNIVKTLLGVPLQALGSSFAGALIAVILIHLLWACGLHGANLVGSVMSPIWLTLMDANRAVYMSNPNAELPNVITSQFFDLWLYIGGSGTTLAMVVAMAFLAKSQQMKSLGRLSLAPGLFNINEPVIFGMPIVMNPLLIIPFVITPVVLLCVSYFAMSTGLVARPSGISVPWTTPLLISGYLATGAKASGLILQLINFILAFAIYYPFFRLWDRQKCKEEQEATKNQAVNTLQA; encoded by the coding sequence ATGGACAGACTCGTTCAATTATTCGAGAGAGCGCTGATGCCCATTGCAGGGAAGATCGCGGGGCAGAAGCATTTACAAGCCATTCGTGACGGTATCGTCTTAACAACTCCCCTGCTAATTGTCGGGTCCTTATGTTTGGTTATTGGGTTTATTCCAATTGACGGTTATGATGACTTTATGAAAGGAATTTTTGGTGAGCTATGGCGTACAAAGCTTTTATACCCGGTAGGCGCTACTTTTGATATTATGGCACTCATTGCTAGTTTTGGTGTAGCGTATCGGTTAGCGGAGAAGTATAAGGTGGACCCTTTATCGGCAGCTTCCATATCTGTTGCCTCCTTCTTGTTGGTAACGCCATACAATACCATGTTTACTGCGCCTGGGACAGAAACAGCCATACAGGTTAGCGGTGTCATACCTGTAACATTGATGGGTAGCCAAGGCTTGTTTGTTGCCATGATTATGGCTCTTCTATCAACTGAAATTTTCCGTATTGTTATACAAAAGGACATTGTAGTAAAAATGCCGCCAGGTGTGCCACCAGCGGTTGCAAAATCCTTCGTCGCTCTCATTCCAGCTTTTATTGTACTTGGAGCCTGCTGGATTATTCGTTTGATTATGGAAGCGACCACTTTTGAAAGCGTACACAATATTGTTAAAACGCTGTTAGGAGTTCCGTTACAAGCATTAGGCTCCAGCTTTGCAGGCGCTTTAATCGCTGTTATTTTGATTCATCTTTTATGGGCTTGCGGTCTACATGGAGCCAATTTGGTTGGTAGTGTAATGAGTCCAATCTGGTTAACTCTGATGGATGCAAACCGAGCTGTTTACATGAGCAATCCTAATGCAGAATTACCCAATGTCATCACCAGTCAATTCTTTGATCTATGGCTCTATATTGGTGGGTCAGGCACAACACTTGCGATGGTTGTTGCAATGGCATTTCTGGCGAAGAGTCAACAGATGAAAAGCTTAGGTAGACTCTCACTTGCACCAGGGCTATTTAACATCAACGAACCGGTGATCTTCGGGATGCCGATCGTAATGAACCCGCTATTAATTATTCCGTTTGTAATAACGCCTGTTGTTCTATTGTGTGTCTCTTATTTTGCAATGTCCACGGGACTTGTAGCGAGACCTAGCGGTATATCCGTGCCTTGGACGACTCCATTGTTAATCAGCGGTTATCTAGCGACTGGTGCTAAAGCGTCTGGATTAATACTTCAACTCATTAACTTTATATTAGCTTTTGCGATTTACTATCCATTCTTCCGTCTGTGGGATCGTCAAAAATGCAAAGAAGAGCAGGAGGCAACAAAAAATCAAGCTGTCAACACATTACAAGCATAA
- a CDS encoding PTS sugar transporter subunit IIB → MNIVLCCSAGMSTSLLVTRMEEAARELGIEATIWAISADDMRDNWDKAEVVLLGPQIRYKLAEFKKEGEARNIPVDVIKPVDYGMVNGQKVLESALNMKK, encoded by the coding sequence ATGAATATTGTACTGTGTTGTTCAGCAGGAATGTCAACTAGCCTACTCGTAACTCGAATGGAGGAGGCAGCAAGGGAGTTAGGAATTGAGGCAACGATTTGGGCTATCTCTGCAGATGATATGCGTGATAACTGGGATAAAGCAGAGGTCGTGCTACTCGGACCCCAAATTCGTTATAAATTAGCAGAATTCAAAAAGGAAGGCGAAGCGAGAAATATACCAGTTGATGTCATAAAACCTGTTGATTATGGCATGGTCAATGGCCAAAAGGTTCTAGAATCTGCTCTAAACATGAAGAAATAG